A genome region from Syntrophaceae bacterium includes the following:
- the ybgF gene encoding tol-pal system protein YbgF: MKRTAVILVTIALLIIGGCATTDDLKKTQRDSDSKIAALRAEVEKLQARLDAFEKSQADTTRDLRKNQADLGADFGSVRDQVQTMRGQVEEMHKEFSGVGKGQNLKARLDDMAFRIGYIESFLGIAKKESTNGAKAEGVGVGAAEATTEPKNDVEAAYNACYKLFKEGQYVKAREEFQKFLKQYPKTAYSDNAQFWIGETWYVEDKFERAIVEYQKVVKDHPNGDKVPYALLKQGMAFQKLGDKASAKIVYNQVIKKYPNTNQARVAKAKLSELK; this comes from the coding sequence GTGAAACGAACGGCTGTCATTCTGGTGACCATCGCACTGCTGATCATCGGGGGCTGTGCCACGACCGATGACCTCAAGAAAACGCAGCGGGACTCCGACAGCAAGATCGCGGCGCTCCGCGCGGAGGTGGAAAAGCTCCAGGCCCGGCTCGACGCGTTCGAGAAGAGCCAGGCCGACACGACGCGGGATCTCCGGAAAAACCAGGCCGACCTCGGCGCCGACTTCGGCAGCGTCCGGGACCAGGTCCAGACGATGCGGGGGCAGGTCGAGGAGATGCACAAGGAGTTCTCCGGCGTCGGCAAAGGGCAGAACCTCAAGGCCCGCCTCGACGACATGGCCTTCCGGATCGGCTACATCGAGAGCTTCCTCGGGATCGCGAAGAAGGAATCGACCAACGGCGCGAAGGCCGAGGGCGTGGGCGTCGGGGCCGCCGAGGCGACGACAGAGCCGAAGAACGACGTGGAGGCGGCCTACAACGCATGCTACAAGCTCTTCAAGGAGGGCCAGTACGTCAAGGCCCGCGAGGAATTCCAGAAGTTCCTGAAGCAATACCCCAAGACGGCGTACTCGGACAACGCCCAGTTCTGGATCGGCGAGACGTGGTACGTGGAGGACAAGTTCGAGCGGGCCATCGTGGAGTACCAGAAGGTGGTGAAGGACCACCCCAACGGCGACAAGGTCCCCTACGCCCTGCTGAAGCAGGGGATGGCCTTCCAGAAGCTCGGCGACAAGGCGAGCGCGAAGATCGTCTACAACCAGGTCATCAAGAAGTACCCCAACACGAACCAGGCGCGGGTCGCGAAGGCCAAGCTTTCTGAACTGAAGTAA
- a CDS encoding DUF4292 domain-containing protein, with the protein MIGRKPAILLSLFSLLALLAGCAPVGGLVVSERDMPPPEALLDRLGADDAPGKVLIGILHVTASLPRERHTLKIAAAAMRPDRLRLEDISVIGLPDFMLAVRGEEIRMFLPRSGEFLIGTESSEEIRRVLPPPLRPLDLVALLYGQPPGVPGAKTLKGSVDGNRFRVDVYAGGRWAQSLWVDPASGRLARIEIAGRDGGTAYAAQFHDFTDVGSIAVPGRIEIETSGLAAVRLSLRNTAPELAERDDDRDLFLLTPPEGVTPRAAR; encoded by the coding sequence ATGATTGGAAGAAAACCCGCCATCCTACTCTCCCTGTTCAGCCTCCTCGCCCTCCTGGCCGGCTGCGCCCCCGTGGGGGGGCTCGTCGTCTCCGAGAGGGACATGCCGCCGCCGGAAGCCCTCCTCGACAGGCTCGGCGCCGACGACGCCCCCGGGAAAGTCCTCATCGGCATCCTGCATGTCACGGCGAGTCTGCCCCGGGAGAGGCACACGCTCAAGATCGCAGCCGCGGCCATGCGGCCCGACCGCCTGCGTCTCGAGGACATCTCGGTCATCGGCCTGCCGGACTTCATGCTGGCGGTCAGGGGCGAAGAGATCCGGATGTTCCTGCCCCGCTCGGGGGAGTTCCTGATCGGGACGGAATCGTCGGAGGAGATCCGGCGCGTCCTCCCTCCCCCGCTGAGGCCGCTGGACCTCGTGGCCCTGCTCTACGGGCAGCCGCCCGGCGTCCCGGGAGCGAAGACCCTGAAGGGCTCCGTCGACGGCAACCGCTTCCGGGTGGACGTCTACGCGGGCGGCCGATGGGCCCAGTCCCTCTGGGTGGATCCGGCCTCGGGACGCCTGGCGCGGATCGAGATCGCAGGCCGCGACGGCGGGACGGCGTACGCGGCGCAGTTTCACGACTTCACGGACGTGGGGTCGATCGCCGTGCCCGGCCGGATCGAGATCGAGACGTCAGGCCTGGCGGCCGTCCGGCTGTCTCTTCGCAACACGGCCCCGGAGCTGGCGGAACGGGATGACGACCGGGACCTCTTTCTGCTCACCCCCCCCGAGGGCGTCACCCCCAGGGCGGCCCGGTAA
- a CDS encoding tetratricopeptide repeat protein encodes MKKAIRNAILLAVTLAALAGLAAPAAAKQAAASDPSRNATYHYSIGTMLALDGKLKEAAAEYEKALALDPKSAFLAGELASLYVKMGDLDRALTVCEQSLVHNPERAETYALMGSIHLFKKDYEKAIGAYRRVIALDPENHDTYLYLSVIYAELKRYDEAVATLQSLLAKDPKSVMGHYYLGKIYGEMRLYKESAAWMEKTLALKPGFESALSDLALLYEIQNETARAREIYGRLIEEHPLRMGYRLRLAKLHIREKRYAEAIAILEEVLKLDSRNREARLTLALAYLETQKTERAIEELNTLLASAPNDHEARYFLGGAYEEKKMPGEALEEYERIPAASTLYGSAQVRAGYILKGQGKTAEAIVRARKALAAKKDDPALYGLLAALYEADGRLDEAEATLKDGIAAAPQNTDLRYRIGMLYDKMGRPDDGIREMEEILKREPDNPEALNFIGYSWADRGMRLDEAEAMIKKALSLKPGDGYITDSLGWVYFRKNRLDEAIKYLKEAASILPEDAAIADHLGDALEKAGRLKEALEQYEKALKLKPDMKGLAEKIDALKARTGGKR; translated from the coding sequence CGGCGGCAAAGCAGGCCGCGGCGTCCGACCCGTCAAGGAACGCCACCTATCACTACTCGATCGGCACGATGCTCGCCCTGGACGGCAAGCTCAAGGAGGCGGCCGCGGAGTACGAAAAGGCCCTCGCGCTGGACCCCAAGTCGGCCTTCCTGGCCGGGGAGCTGGCCTCGCTGTACGTCAAGATGGGCGATTTGGACCGGGCGCTCACCGTCTGCGAGCAGTCCCTCGTGCACAACCCCGAGCGCGCGGAGACCTACGCGCTCATGGGAAGCATCCACCTCTTCAAGAAGGACTACGAGAAGGCCATCGGGGCCTACAGGCGCGTCATCGCGCTGGACCCGGAAAACCACGACACCTACCTCTACCTGAGCGTGATCTATGCCGAGCTCAAGCGCTACGACGAGGCCGTGGCGACCCTGCAGTCGCTCCTCGCGAAGGACCCCAAGAGCGTCATGGGCCACTACTACCTCGGAAAGATCTATGGGGAGATGAGGCTCTACAAGGAGTCCGCGGCGTGGATGGAAAAGACCCTGGCCCTGAAGCCCGGCTTCGAGTCCGCCCTCTCCGATCTTGCGCTGCTCTACGAGATCCAGAACGAAACCGCCAGGGCCCGGGAGATTTACGGCCGGCTCATCGAGGAGCACCCCCTGCGCATGGGCTACCGGCTGCGCCTGGCGAAGCTCCACATCCGGGAGAAGCGCTATGCCGAGGCCATCGCGATCCTCGAGGAGGTCCTGAAACTCGACAGCCGCAACCGGGAGGCGCGCCTCACCCTGGCGCTGGCGTACCTGGAGACCCAGAAGACGGAGCGCGCCATCGAGGAGCTCAACACCCTTCTGGCGAGCGCCCCCAACGACCACGAGGCGCGCTATTTCCTCGGGGGAGCCTACGAGGAGAAGAAGATGCCCGGCGAGGCGCTCGAGGAGTACGAGCGCATCCCCGCCGCATCGACCCTCTACGGAAGCGCCCAGGTCCGCGCCGGCTACATCCTGAAGGGACAGGGCAAGACCGCCGAGGCCATCGTGAGGGCCCGGAAGGCCCTGGCCGCCAAGAAGGACGACCCGGCCCTCTACGGGCTGCTGGCCGCTCTCTACGAGGCCGACGGCAGGCTCGACGAGGCCGAGGCGACCCTCAAGGACGGCATCGCGGCGGCTCCGCAGAACACGGACCTGCGCTACCGGATCGGGATGCTCTACGACAAGATGGGTCGCCCCGACGACGGCATCCGCGAGATGGAGGAGATCCTGAAGCGGGAACCCGACAACCCCGAGGCCCTCAACTTCATCGGGTACAGCTGGGCGGACCGCGGGATGCGGCTCGACGAGGCCGAGGCCATGATCAAGAAGGCCCTCTCCCTCAAGCCCGGCGACGGCTACATCACCGACAGCCTCGGCTGGGTGTATTTCCGGAAGAACCGGCTCGACGAGGCCATCAAGTATCTCAAGGAGGCGGCATCGATCCTGCCCGAGGATGCAGCCATTGCCGACCACCTGGGGGATGCGCTCGAAAAGGCCGGCAGGCTCAAGGAGGCCCTCGAGCAGTACGAGAAGGCCCTGAAGCTCAAGCCCGACATGAAGGGGCTGGCCGAGAAGATCGACGCCCTGAAGGCGCGGACGGGCGGCAAACGGTGA